From Nicotiana tabacum cultivar K326 chromosome 22, ASM71507v2, whole genome shotgun sequence, one genomic window encodes:
- the LOC107789223 gene encoding mavicyanin-like gives MFFTEEAMLLLSTMAVLSLFTATLGGGAVYKVGDAAGWTIGGANVDYHMWASSKVFRVGDILVFQYNRTQHNVLRVSLPDYHSCNAANPIATYSSGNDSITIKGPGHYYYICGFPGHCKAGQKIDVRVLKVSEPTDFSSKSPSPAPAPAAPSTNGHAIAPSPVTKSSAPSLLLNNGLRLSLTLFMIVIGAVSLL, from the exons ATGTTTTTTACCGAGGAAGCTATGCTTTTGCTCTCAACAATGGCTGTTCTTAGTTTGTTTACAGCCACGCTAGGCGGCGGCGCCGTGTACAAAGTGGGTGATGCAGCTGGCTGGACGATCGGCGGCGCCAATGTTGACTACCATATGTGGGCTTCATCTAAAGTTTTCCGAGTCGGCGACATTCTCG TTTTCCAGTACAACCGAACACAACACAACGTACTACGAGTGAGCCTCCCCGATTACCACTCGTGTAACGCCGCAAATCCAATTGCCACTTACTCCTCCGGCAACGACTCCATCACCATCAAAGGTCCGGGTCACTACTACTATATCTGCGGTTTTCCAGGCCACTGCAAGGCTGGACAGAAGATTGATGTCAGGGTCCTTAAAGTTTCTGAGCCCACTGATTTCAGTAGTAAAAGCCCAAGTCCAGCTCCAGCCCCAGCAGCCCCATCTACTAATGGGCATGCAATTGCACCTAGCCCAGTCACAAAGAGCAGTGCCCCCTCATTGCTCTTGAATAATGGGCTTAGGCTGTCCCTCACTTTGTTCATGATTGTTATTGGTGCAGTTTCTTTACTTTAA